One window of Manihot esculenta cultivar AM560-2 chromosome 17, M.esculenta_v8, whole genome shotgun sequence genomic DNA carries:
- the LOC110605520 gene encoding uncharacterized protein LOC110605520 isoform X1, with translation MELALASRTSNHAAASATATTTATSTASFSGRNGAFLRFSEFPARKRRLSLSDGNINRVRIRCAKASTERSSEGIEGRKSTQGGVGGSGRAGGFTGSAMEVTTFNQSFGDSEFPVWERIGAVVRLSYGIGIYGAMALAGRFICSITGIDSMGGFEVSIDAILEGLGYASPPIMALLFILDDEVVKLSPHARAIRDVEDEELRSFFYGMSPWQFILIVVASSVGEELFYRAAVQGALADIFIRGTDLVTDARGMASLTGVLPPFVPFAQAFAAALTAALTGSLYYVAASPKDPTYVVAPVLQSRSGREDLKKLFAAWYERRQMKKIYSPLLEGLLALYLGFEWIQTNNILAPMITHGIYSAVVLGHGLWKIHDHRRRLHQRIRQLKLDEIDSSRP, from the exons ATGGAGCTGGCCTTAGCATCTCGAACTTCGAATCATGCAGCGGCATCAGCGACGGCGACAACAACGGCAACCTCTACTGCGTCGTTTAGTGGGAGGAATGGCGCTTTCTTGAGATTCAGTGAATTTCCAGCGAGGAAGAGGAGATTGAGCTTGAGTGATGGAAACATTAATAGAGTTCGAATTCGTTGCGCTAAAGCGTCAACGGAGAGAAGCAGCGAAGGGATAGAAGGACGAAAGAGTACGCAAGGAGGAGTTGGTGGTAGTGGAAGAGCAGGAGGGTTCACGGGAAGTGCGATGGAAGTTACCACATTTAATCAGAGCTTTGGCGACTCTGAGTTCCCTGTTTGGGAGAGGATAGGTGCTGTGGTTAGACTTAGCTATGGAATCG GCATATATGGTGCCATGGCACTAGCTGGAAGGTTCATATGCTCAATAACTGGAATAGATAGCATGGGAGGTTTTGAAGTATCCATAGATGCAATTCTTGAAGGGCTTGGATATGCATCGCCACCAATTATGGCGCTTTTGTTTATCTTGGAT GATGAGGTTGTGAAGTTATCACCTCATGCTCGAGCtatcagagatgtggaagatgAAGAACTTCGAAGTTTCTTTTATGGGATGTCACCTTGGCAG TTTATACTGATTGTTGTTGCAAGTTCTGTGGGAGAGGAGCTCTTCTATCGAGCTGCAGTTCAG GGAGCATTGGCTGATATATTCATAAGAGGTACCGATTTGGTGACAGATGCTCGAGGAATGGCATCTCTG ACTGGTGTGTTGCCTCCATTTGTTCCATTTGCTCAGGCATTTGCAGCTGCATTGACAGCTGCTCTTACAGGTTCTCTGTATTATGTGGCTGCCTCCCCAAAAG ATCCTACTTATGTAGTTGCGCCAGTTTTGCAATCTCGCTCTGGCCGTGAAGATCTGAAAAAGCTCTTTGCAG CATGGTATGAGAGGAGACAAATGAAAAAGATCTATTCTCCTCTCCTAGAAGGACTTTTGGCTCTCTATCTTGGTTTTGAATGGATCCAG ACAAATAATATTCTCGCACCAATGATTACACATGGCATATATTCGGCAGTTGTATTGGGACATGGACTTTGGAAGATACATGATCACCGAAGAAGACTACACCAGAGAATCCGGCAGCTTAAATTAGACGAAATAGACTCAAGTAGACCATGA
- the LOC110605520 gene encoding uncharacterized protein LOC110605520 isoform X2: protein MELALASRTSNHAAASATATTTATSTASFSGRNGAFLRFSEFPARKRRLSLSDGNINRVRIRCAKASTERSSEGIEGRKSTQGGVGGSGRAGGFTGSAMEVTTFNQSFGDSEFPVWERIGAVVRLSYGIGIYGAMALAGRFICSITGIDSMGGFEVSIDAILEGLGYASPPIMALLFILDDEVVKLSPHARAIRDVEDEELRSFFYGMSPWQFILIVVASSVGEELFYRAAVQGALADIFIRGTDLVTDARGMASLTGVLPPFVPFAQAFAAALTAALTGSLYYVAASPKDPTYVVAPVLQSRSGREDLKKLFAAWYERRQMKKIYSPLLEGLLALYLGFEWIQLYWDMDFGRYMITEEDYTRESGSLN from the exons ATGGAGCTGGCCTTAGCATCTCGAACTTCGAATCATGCAGCGGCATCAGCGACGGCGACAACAACGGCAACCTCTACTGCGTCGTTTAGTGGGAGGAATGGCGCTTTCTTGAGATTCAGTGAATTTCCAGCGAGGAAGAGGAGATTGAGCTTGAGTGATGGAAACATTAATAGAGTTCGAATTCGTTGCGCTAAAGCGTCAACGGAGAGAAGCAGCGAAGGGATAGAAGGACGAAAGAGTACGCAAGGAGGAGTTGGTGGTAGTGGAAGAGCAGGAGGGTTCACGGGAAGTGCGATGGAAGTTACCACATTTAATCAGAGCTTTGGCGACTCTGAGTTCCCTGTTTGGGAGAGGATAGGTGCTGTGGTTAGACTTAGCTATGGAATCG GCATATATGGTGCCATGGCACTAGCTGGAAGGTTCATATGCTCAATAACTGGAATAGATAGCATGGGAGGTTTTGAAGTATCCATAGATGCAATTCTTGAAGGGCTTGGATATGCATCGCCACCAATTATGGCGCTTTTGTTTATCTTGGAT GATGAGGTTGTGAAGTTATCACCTCATGCTCGAGCtatcagagatgtggaagatgAAGAACTTCGAAGTTTCTTTTATGGGATGTCACCTTGGCAG TTTATACTGATTGTTGTTGCAAGTTCTGTGGGAGAGGAGCTCTTCTATCGAGCTGCAGTTCAG GGAGCATTGGCTGATATATTCATAAGAGGTACCGATTTGGTGACAGATGCTCGAGGAATGGCATCTCTG ACTGGTGTGTTGCCTCCATTTGTTCCATTTGCTCAGGCATTTGCAGCTGCATTGACAGCTGCTCTTACAGGTTCTCTGTATTATGTGGCTGCCTCCCCAAAAG ATCCTACTTATGTAGTTGCGCCAGTTTTGCAATCTCGCTCTGGCCGTGAAGATCTGAAAAAGCTCTTTGCAG CATGGTATGAGAGGAGACAAATGAAAAAGATCTATTCTCCTCTCCTAGAAGGACTTTTGGCTCTCTATCTTGGTTTTGAATGGATCCAG TTGTATTGGGACATGGACTTTGGAAGATACATGATCACCGAAGAAGACTACACCAGAGAATCCGGCAGCTTAAATTAG